From Chondrocystis sp. NIES-4102:
TTTCTAGTCCCTTTAACACCCATTTTGCTGCTTCATCCAATTCCCCTACTTCTGATAGAGCAGTCATTCTTTCCCCCAATAAGAGCATTTGCTCTGATTCGTCACGGGTAAACTTCATAAGTGATAAGTCGTCTACTGAAACTACATATTGACTGTCCCAAGTATCCACTACACATTCATCTTTTCTAACTTCTGATATTACACACCAACAATGGAGCTTCCCTTTAATACCCGAAGTTATGCGACATATTTGACCCTCAGCAAAAGGATTAATGGTCGGATATTTTTGAGACAGGTAAGTTTTAACTGCCGTTTTTACCATTGAATAAGAAGGCACTTGACCCAGAGCGATCCCCACCGCCATCACCCAAACTTCACCAGCTTCAATTGGGCTTAAATGAGCTTGAAAAATTGGTCGCAATTGTTTCTGTTTAGTTGGTTTTGGGTCATTAAGACCTTGGGTCTTTAAATATTCTTCTATCTGATAGTAAGTCTCGGCTGCAATCATACAACGCTCGATATAAAGCATCGTGAAACCAAAAACTTCATCGCAATACTCGGCAAAACTATCGTACTTGTCACGATACAATTTTAACCGCTTAATCGTCCTCAGTGCCTGACCTCGCAGCACGAAACCCGTCCGAACCTGCTGCTCTAATTTATCCCTTAATTGCGTTTCTTGTGGTGAGAGAACATACAATCTGTTTGATCCCTAAAAATCGATTGATTTAAGATTAATTCTACAACTTTTAGTGCAAATAACAGTAGTTCTACATAGTAAAATCTTTTTAGGGTTTTAGATTACTGGTATTGTTTGGGTAAAGGGGAAAGGAATGGCAATTCGACGGTTGAATAAAAATAGTAGATTTAATCAAGGCGATCGCCCTCTTGCTGCCGTCTCTACTTTACCTACGGTCAAGGCAATGCTGGACTGTTTTGAGAGATATCTTAACTTAACTATCGCTTCGGGTAATGCTAGCGTTGATACGATTAAAACTTATCGCAGTCGTACTGCTCAGTTTCTTTTTTGGTGTAAAGAGCGAGAACTTTATCCAGCCTTAGTTACGAAGGAAAATATCCTTGAATATCGTAAGCACTTGGTTGATGAGTCGAAAGTATCCCCGACTATTCGATTATCTTTGCTTTCGATTAAGCATTTTTATACTGCTTGTTTGGCTGGAAAATTGGTGAAGGATAATCCAGCTATGGAAGTAAAAGCACCCAGAGACAAGCGCGAGGTTGGTAGCACGATTAATTATTTATCCCTAGAGGAACTACAACAGCTAATTGATAGTATTTTACCTATCTATAAAATACGCGGGGAGAATGCTACCAAAGTACAGGTATTGCGCGATCGCATTCTGTTGGGCTGTATGGCCCTTCAAGGTTGTCGTAGCATTGAGATGTATCGGGCTAATTTGGGAGATTTTAGCTCGACTTACGGTCAGCATTATCTTAAGTTAGATGGTAAAAATAGCATTAGAACTGTTATTTTACGACCCGATTTGGCAGAAGAAATAGTTCAATATCGGCAAGCACGTAAGTTAACTAAAGAAAAACTTACTTTAACCTCTCCATTATTTATCTCACTATCAAATCGTCGTTACGGTCAACGCTTATCTAGAAGCGGTATTGGTCATGTAGTTGATGGCTATCTAGAAAAGTGTGGCTTAAAACACAACGACTTGAATACTAGTCAAGAAAGAAATATTTCTCCCCACAGCCTGCGTCATACCGCAGGTACTTTAAGTCTTCAAAATGGTTCTTCTTTACGGGAGGTACAGGATTTTCTCGGACACAGCGACCCGAAAACAACTGCTGTGTATACTCACATTCTTAGTTCTCAGGAAAATAATCCTGCTTCAAAAATTGATATTGATTTTTAAACAGAAAACTTACTTCCCATAAAGAAAATAATGTATTTTGTGAGAGTGAGACAGTCAACCAGGACGACCGACGAAAAATCAATCCCCCGAAGCACTTTCTTACCGTCTCATCGCTCAAATTCGGCTGTTCGCCATTTTAGGGTAAAAGTGCTGCCCTGCCCTAGTTGGCTGTGTACACTTAATTTAAAGGAATGCGATCGCGCTATAGATTTGGCGATCGCCAATCCCAAACCCGAACCACCAGTGCTGCGAGAACGATCGCTCTGTACCCGATAGAAGCGATCAAAGATATGTTTTTGATGTTCTGGGGCAATACCAATACCTGTATCTTTAACTTGAATTAGAGCATCAGAGGCATCGCGCTCTAAAATAACCGTAACTTGACCGTCTGGGGGGGTGTGTTGAATAGCATTGACAATCAAATTATAAACTAGGCGATATAATTGGTCGCAATCACCACTTACGTTTATAGATTTTTTAACCCTAAATACATTCGTCAGCGTTATTTGATTAGCGATCGCCAATGGTTCTAATTCTTCTACTAAATCGCTAACCAAATCATTTAAACAGCAGAGTTCGCGGCGTAAAGGAATTGCTTTTCGATCCATGCGAGCCAACAGTAATAAATCGGCAACTAGTTGAATCAGTCTTTTATTTTCTCGCTCGATCGCAGTTAAAATACCTTTTGCTTCTTGTTTGTCTAGATCGACTAACAATGCTGACTCTACCGTCGCTTGCATCGCAGCTAAAGGCGTTCTCAACTCGTGTGCGGCATCTGCTGTAAACTGTTCGATTTGTTGATAAGAGCGGTAAATCGGTTGCATCGCCAAACCAGCCAACCACCAACTTGCAAAAGCTACGAAAGTTAATGAAATTGGTAATCCTAATAACAGAACCAATTTTACTCTACCGAGATAATCTTCAAAATCAGTAAGGCTGCGTCCAACTTGAAAATATCCCCAATCTTCTCTGGTTTGAGTGTGCAGCGAGAAAGAAATTTGGTGATAAATGTTATTATTGCGATCGCTCAAAGTCTGCCAGAGTTCTTTGTTTAATGTTTGAGGCAACCCTTCTGGATAATCTCCAGCAATAGCGATTAAACGTCCCGACGTATCGTACAAACGGGCATAGTAATTACCTCGATCGACAGCAGAAAGGATATGACGTTGCGAGTTAGAACGCTCGGAAACACAGCTATTTCCAACTAAGCAAAGATTGGGCAACAGTTTTTTAACAATCGGCTCGATTATTTCTGGCTGCTTCAATTTTAGTTCTAAACTGTCGTGCAAAGTTCCTGCTACAGATTCTAATTCGCGATCGAGGGCAACCCAATGAGCGTGAGAGACTGCTTTATAGACTCCAAATCCCAGCAGACTCAAAATCAATCCCATTACTCCTGCATACCAGAGAGACAATGAAACGCGAGTTTTATTGAACAGTTTGTTTTGTCTCATCTGCTTCCCAATTCAAGCGATATCCCAAACCGCGTAAAGTTTCAATTATATTAGTGCTAGAGATTAATTCCAACTTGCGTCTGAGTAAACGTACTTGAGCAGCTACCACATTGCTAAAAGATTCTGCATCCGCTTCCCAAAGTTGATTGCGAATCTGCTCGCTAGTGATAATTTGATTCGGATGCTTCATAAAATATTCCAGTAGCTGAAATTCTTTATTAGTAAGCAAGACTGGGCGCTTTTCGCCTTCTGGAGCTAGATAATAAACAGTTTGATTGCCACAGTCTAGGAGTAAGTTTCCTAACTGCAACTGTTGGGGTTGAATTTGGGGCGATCGCCTCTGTAAGGCTCGTAAACGTGCTAATAATTCTGCCATACCAAAGGGTTTAATTAAATAATCATCTGCTCCCGCATCCAATCCAGTTACCTTATCTTGCATCCGATCTCTAGCAGTGAGCATTAAAACTGGGAGAGGATTGTTTTGAGCGCGTAACTTTTTCAGCAATTCTATTCCCGACAAACCAGGTACTAACCAATCGAAAACCGCTACCGTGTATTGCGTCCAATTACTTTCTAAGTAACCCCAAGCGTCATTGCCATTTTGTACCCAATCGACTACATATTTATGGTGTTTTAAAGTGCGTTCGATCGCAGCACCTAAGTTTGGTTCGTCTTCAACGAGGAGAATTCTCATCTTATTACCCTAAATTTGGCTATAAGTTGTTAATTGCTCTTCTTAGCGAGGTCAAAGAGCGATTGTAGTTCAAAATTGCTTTTACTCTATTGCCAGCAGCGTTGGTCAATTCATTTTGTGCCGTGTTTACTTCTAATTGAGTAGTTGCACCTCGACGATAGCCAAAGCTAATCAACTCCAGTGCTTCTTGTGCTTGTTCTAGGGCAGCAGTTGCCGTTTCGATATTCTTAGCATTTGCCATCAGATTTTTGTAAGCTTGTTCGATTTCCAAACGAATTTGACTGCGGGTATCGGCAAAGCGAGTTTCGGCAATCTTAATGTTCGCATCTTCCTGTTTTGCTGCTGCTGATGCCGTTCCCCCATCAAAGAAATTCCAGGCAACTCTAGCTCCTGCTGCATATCCATCTGCTCCTTTATTACTTAGTTCGCTTAATGCCTGGTAATTAGCAAACAAACTCACAGTTGGTCTGATTTCAGCTAAAGCTATTTGTCGCTGTTGAGAGGTAATATTCCGCTGTATTGACTGCTGTTTTAATTCCGCTCGATTTTGAAAAGCCAAAATAATGCTTTCTTCTAAAGAGCGATTCCATTGACCTGCTGTTTGGATAGGATCGGCAGCAGCAACATCAACTGTTTCGGGCAAACTTAGAATTCTAGTTAACTTGTCGCTAGCTATATCTCCATCGGTTTGAGCTTGAGTTAAGTCTTGTTCGGCATTTTTCAACTGCACTGAAGCTCTAATCGTATCAATTTTACTTCCTGTTCCTCCTTCCTCTAACAATTGGGCATCACGCAGACCGATTCGAGCATTTTCTACGGCAGCTTGAGCGATTTTTACTTGTTCGTCAGCTTCCTGCAAATCATAGTAAGCACTAGAAACATCTAGTCTAGTTTGTTGGCGAATTCTTTTTAATTCTAACTGCTCGAATTTTATTTGTTCCTGGGCAGTTTTAATTTGTGCCGATCGCTTGCCAAAAGTAAAAAGGTTATAATTAGCTTCGACCGTACCGCTCAAAAAAGTAGGCGAATCAGATTCTGGCTCGAAAATTATGTCTCCAGGTCTTTCTTGGTCGCCAACCTGTCTAAGTTCTCCGTTTATTCCCAAAGTAGGCAGTAAAGCCCTCTGAGCTTGTTGTAGAGCCGAGCGCGATCGCTCTAAAGTCAAAGCAGCAATCTGTAATTCTCTATTTTTCTTCTGCGCTACTTCTAAGGCTTGTTTTAAAGTAATTGGTTCGATTTTTTTGATTTGCACTTGGGTTGGTGAACTGGGAAGTTGTAAATTCGAGTTAGTTTCAGCAAGTGGCATTGTTTGCGCTTGTGCTAATTCTAATTTAACTAAACTAATGCTCACACCCACACCGATAATAATTAGCTTTCGAGACAAAGACATATCTTGCAAAATTTTGTATAAGACAATAACCGAGTGTTTAGATTTACCTCTAACTAAAAAGATTGACACAATCGGATGAAATTGAGATGAAATTCCGTAATTTACTTAACTGAATCGCTAATTTCATCTTAATTTCATGCACTATATGTCAAGCTGTTTTAAACAAATTAGTGAGTTTAAGCTAGTTTTTATGTGGCTATTTAGCTCAATAAATTAGCAAGAAATAATAAGAAAATATTTTTATCTTATTAGCCAATAATCTCATTAAGCAATTGATTAAATTGTGAGGAATCATGATGAAAAACCTAATTTATCCCACTGTATTTTCTTTATTTCTAGCTTCTATTACTCCAATCGCTTTAGCAGAAGATAGCCATGATAATGATGAAACTTCTCATATTATTAGTGCGCTCGCGTATCCTCGAAGAAAACGAGCGTTGGACGCTACTCATCGCTTTGAAGTTCATGTTAAGGGACAGCCTATTTCAGCCCTTTCCGTCGAGCTACCAGAAAGGATTAGCATTGAAGATGGTATTGAAGTCACCGATGACTCCGACCAAAAAGTTACTGCCAAAGTCGCGATTAATGACCAAAAAGCGACTCTGACTTTTGCCCAACCAATAGCTCCTGATACTACCCTAAAAATTAAGATGAAAGGAGTCGATGCAAGCAGACTTATTCAAAAAATTGTCCTATACAGAGTTAATATCACTATGGTAGATATGAGCGAAGAAATCAGTATCGGGGTTGCCGAAATTCGCACCAATTAAGTAAAACTTGAACGATGAAAATACTGCTAGTCGAAGATGAGCCAGAAATGGGAACTGCCATCAAGGATATCTTAAATCAGGAAAAGTACATAGTAGATTGGGCGCAGAATGGCAATGAAGCATGGTCATATCTGGAAGAAGAAATCGCCGATTACACTCTGGCTATTTTTGATTGGCTGATACCTGGACTATCTGGGTTGGAGTTGTGCGCGCGATTGCGAAGCCGAGATAATCTTTTACCAGTTTTAATCCTAACTGCCAAAGACCAAATGGAGGATAAGGTGGCTGGTTTGGATGCAGGTGCGGATGATTATCTGGTTAAACCATTCGGTGTACCCGAATTCTTGGCAAGGGTACGCGCTTTACAGCGTCGATCGCCTCTATTTCAACCCCAACAGCTAGAAGTAGAAGGACTTATCTTAGACTGCGGTACTCGTATCGTTCGTTGGCAAGCACCAAATGGCGAGATGCAGGAAACTTACCTAACAACTAAGGAATTTCAACTATTGGAATATTTTATGAAGTATCCCAAACGAGTGATTCCCAGCGATCGCATCCGCCGTCAGATTTGGGATATTAACGCCTATAATTACAGTAATGTGGTGGCAGCCCAAGTACGTTTGCTCAGACGCAAATTAGAATCGATTGGTGGTACTAACATTATTGAAACCGTGCCTGGTGTCGGCTATCGTCTCAATCTAGAACCATGAGACCAAGCAAACTGTTCGGTAAGTCTCACGCTTCTTTAGCTCTCTGGTATGCGGGAGTAATGGGGTTAATTTTGAGTCTTTTAGGAGTGGTAGGATACAAAGCAATTGCTCGTGCTTATCGGGTTGATATTGATAAGGATTTGCAATCAATAGCAGGAACGCTACATCAAAGTCTAGAATTACAACTCAAACAACCCGAACAAATAGAACCTTTAGTCGAGCAACTTTTACCCAATCTTTGTTTAGCAGGAAATAGTTGTTCTCCAGTCAAGTTAAGTTCTCCCTCTCACCACAATCTTAGTGCCATTAACCAAGGCAGCTACTACGTTCGTTTATTTTCTCCTTCTGGTCGTTTGTTAGCGGTTGCAGGGGCTTATCCACAAGGTTTATTCCCAGTTTTTGACAAAAAAACCTGGCAAACTATTTCAGATCTCCAAGGCAAAGATTATCGCCTTCATACCCTTTTACTACATACTCGAAAACATAGGGATTGGGGTTATCTGCAAGTAGGGCAAAGTCTTGAAGATTACGAGGACTTTCTTACCAGGGCAAAAAAGGTTTTGGCTGTGGGTTTACCCATTTCGTTGCTTTTAATTGGCGGTGCTAGTTGGTGGCTGGCGAGTTTAGCTATGCGTCCGATTTATCAATCCTACAAGCAAATGGAGCAGTTTTGCGCCGATGTCGCCCACGAACTGCGAACTCCTTTAACTACGGTACAGACGACTGTTGAATCGGCACTGTTATTGCCTAAGTTAGAGTCAAAAAAAGCACTGAGCGTCTTGAGAACCGTCGAAAATCAAAATCGACGACTGATTCAGCTAGTTGTCGATCTCCTGTTATTAGCCAGTACAAATAAACGCTCTATACCACTGCATCGCGAACCCTGTTGCTTAAATGATTTGATTCAAGATTTAGTAGAAGAATTACTCTCATTAGCGATCGCAGCTAGGGTAACACTGAATTGCGAACTACGAGTAAATAATCCACTGTATGTCCTTGGTGATTGCGACCAATTATATCGCTTAGTTGCTAATTTAATTGTTAATGCCATTCAACATACTCCAGCAAATGGCAAAGTAACTGTTATTTTAAAACGCAACCATGATTATGCTCTGATTCAGGTTTGGGATACGGGTGTTGGTATTGCTCCCCAACATCAAAAACATATTTTCGATCGCTTTTATCGCGTAGAGAGCGATCGCTCTCGCAATACTGGTGGTTCGGGATTAGGACTGGCGATTGCACAAGCTATAGCCCGATCTCATCATGCTAGTCTAACTGTAAAGAGCGAACTGGGAAAAGGTAGTATTTTTATCGTACAGTTGCCTTTGGTTAAATCAAAGAAAACAGCTTAAACAGTATCTTCTGCAATAAAAGGACAAGAGTAACTCTGATCGCCAGTTTCCATTTGAATAGTTGGATGTTCGATACTAAAATTATCGTGTAGTTCCCCAACCAACCTAGCTAAAAAAGCATCCCCAGGATATCCAGAAGGCATAACAAGATGAACGGTTAGGGCTGTTTCTGTAGTACTCATCGCCCAAATATGCAAATCATGAACGCCACTCACACCAGGAAGTTCGCTTAAATAAGTACGCACGGCTAAGGGTTCGATTCCTGCTGGTACGGCATCGGTAATCAAATTTAAGGACTCGCGAAACAATTGCCAAGTTCCAGCTACAATTACTACGGTGACGATTAAACTAACGGCAGGATCGAACCACAGCCAATCAGTTGTAATAATAGCAATCCCAGCCAGTACGGCTCCTACAGATACCGCAGCATCTGCAATCAAATGCCAGAAAGCACCTCGAATATTCAGATCGTTTTTACGTCCCGATAAAAACATTAAAGCACTAGCCGTATTGATGACAATACCGATCGCTGCTACTGTAATGATAGTTACTCCTGCTACGGGAGCGGGTTCGCGAAACCTTTGAATGGCTTCCCAACCAATTCCACCAGACACAACTAAAAGAAAGCTGGCGTTCAAAAGTGCCGCCAAAATCGAAGAGCGACGCAACCCATAGGTACGACGCTGTGTGGGTAAGCGACGGGAAAGTATACTTGCACCCCAAGCTAACAGTAATCCTAAAACGTCACTCAGATTGTGACCTGCATCGGCAAGCAAGGCAAGAGAATTGGCAAGAATACCATAGACTGCCTCAATGATAACAAAACTAGTGTTGAGAGCGACGCTGATGATAAAGGCGCGATTGTAATTACCACTACCGTGATCGTGACTGTGAGAGTGAGACATGAGTTAGAAAACTTCTATATTTTGGCAAGTGACAAACTTATCTTTGACCATTTCTTCGATCGAAGCCTGAAATTTAGCGATCGCCGTCTCGTTGTCGATCGCCATAACTAAAAGTGGTAGAGAAGAAGATTCAGAAGCTGGATCTAGATCGTTTACGGTGCGAAAAACTCCGTGTTTGCCATATCCAGCGATCGCCCGTATCACCGTCACTCCTGTTAATTTCTGTTGACGAGCAATTCCCAGCAAAGCTTGGTAAAGGGGTTGGTGATGCCAACAGTCGGATTCGCTAATGTAAATTGTCAGTTGTTTCCATGTTGTCATCTCGTTTGCTTCAGAATTCCGTAAGTTTACCTTTTATTAAATAGATTGACACGCTAAGGATGAAATTCGGATGAAAATTTTAATTATTTTTAATAACTATAATCATTCTTTTCTCAAATGCTTCCCCATTTTTAATTCCATTTTCATCGCCAATTTCATCCGAGTTTCATGCACCTTATGGCAACCTGTTAAAGATGATTGTCAACTTTGCCGAACTTAGATTAACCAGTATGTAAATTTGTAAGGCAGTATCACCATATCGATTAAGTGAAGCATTGGAATACAAAAACCTGCTATCTAGGACAATAAAAAAGTAATGAAAATACCCCAACTCCCGTACTTATTAACGCGCCATGCTTCGGTAGCACTCTTGAGCCTTATCTTACTTGTAGATATAGCACCAGCAATAGCAGGGCAAGGTCACGGTCACGGTGATTCAGCCTTTGAAGCACAAGAAGCCGTACCATCTGGCAAGGTAAAAGTGGATGAAAAGGTTGGGCAAAATCTGGGCATTGAAGTCGAGCCTGTTGCCCGACAACCATTGGCAGTAGGCATTAAAACTTCTGGTCAGATTGAAAACCTACCCAGCAAACAGGTAGAAGTAAATACACCGATTGACCAAGCTCAAGTAGTAGAGTTATTAGTAGAACCTGGACAAGCTGTTAGAAAAGGACAGGCTGTTGCCGTACTTTCCAGTCCTGGATTAGTAGAGTTGCGAGTAAATTCTCTTACCCAAAAAGCAGAAGCAGAAGCAGCCCTCCAACAAGCACAAGCCGACTTAGATTTAGCCCAACAAAACTATCAACGCTTCTCAGAAATAGCTGCTAAAGAAATTGCCCAAGCACAGAGTCAACTTAAATTTGCTCAAGAAAAATACGACAGAGATCAAGAGTTAGCCGATCGCGGTGTGATTCCCACTCGTGATGCCCTTGAATCTGAAACACAATTAGCCGAAGCTAAAACCCAAATCTCTACAGCCAATAGCAAAAAAGATGTTATCGCTGCCGAAAATCAACTCGCACGCGCCAAGGCAGATTTACAAGTAGCTCAATCCCGCCTCAGTCTAAGTGATACTGAATACAACACCAGGTTACAACAACTAGGAACTCAAGCCAACGAACAAGGTTCGATCGTGCTAACAGCACCAATTGCAGGTAAGGTAGCCGATCGTGAGGCTACTTTGGGTCAGGCTTTTCAAGATGCAGGAGGCAAACTGATGACCATTATTGATGACAGCAGCGTCTTTGCCACGGCGAATGTTTACGAAAAAGATTTATCTAAGGTAAAACAAGGTCAAAAAGTGCGCGTTCAAATCTCTGGAATTCCCGATCGCACATTTACAGGAACGGTAGCTGTAGTCGGCTCGGTGGTAGAAGGACAAACCAGAGTTGTGCCTGTCAAAGCTCAATTGAACAATCCTCTAGGGCAATTAAAACCAGGAATGTTTGCCAATTTAGAGGTTCTGACAGACCAAACCACAGCAGCTACTCTAGCAGTTCCCAGTGAGGCGATCGTCGAAGCTAATGGCAAAAATCTTGTTTTCATACAAGAGGGTAATGCTTATGAGGCAGTTGAGGTTACCCTGGGAGAGAGTTCTGGTGGTTTAGTAGAAATAAAAGAAGGGCTAAAGTCTGGCGATCGCGCCGTTACTCAAGGCGGAATTCTACTCTACGCTCAATCCCTTAAGGCTGCTGGTGAAGCACCGCCTTCCGAAGAAGAAGCTGGTCATTCAGAAGGTGAAGAAACTCACGCGGAAGGTGAAGAAAGCCACGCAGAAGGAGAGGAAGCTGTTGCTGCTGATTCTCCATCCGAACAGTCTTTCCTGCCAGGATGGTTATTATCCTTATTGGGAGGAAGCGCGATCGCAGCAGGTGCTTTTTGGTTTGGTCGCAGCAGTAGGACTTCCAAGCGATCGACAGCAGCTAATTACGGCTACGAAAAGAATTTGAGTAACGGTAACTCCCATCAATCCCCGCCTTCCCCTTCAAACGATCTTAAGGTTCGGGAAGATTCCGAAATCGAACATCGTTAATGCCTATTTTTTATTCTTATTGACTATTAACTAACTCATGCTTAATTACATTCTCAAGTGGTCGATCGCTCAAAGATGGATCGTAGTAATCGCCTCGGTCATAATTTCTATTTGGGGAATTTTCGTGATTACGCAGATGCCCCTAGATGTCATCCCCAACTTTGCCCCACCCCAAGTACAAATCCAGACCGAAGCACCAGGACTCGCCCCCGATGAAGTAGAGTCTTTGATCACTCTACCGATGGAAAACTCCCTCAACGGTACTCCTGGGATAGAATTAATCCGTTCTTCCTCCGCCGTCGGTCTTTCTGTGGTTACTATTGTATTCGAGGAAGGGACAGACATTTATCAGGCGAGGCAACAGGTGACAGAACGGTTGCAGCAAGTACAAAGCAATCTTCCCGAAGGCGTAGAGACTCCAGAACTAACTCCCACTACTTCACCAATCGGCGATATCCTCAAATATGCTCTAACTTCGGAAACCACGCCGATGATGGAAGTGACGCGCTTGGCGAATTGGCAGATCAAAAATCGCATCTTGGGCATACCTGGTATCAGCCAAGTAGTTGTTTTTGGTGGGGAAGAACGTCAATATCAAGTGCTGGCAGATCCAGCTAGATTGCAACAATTTAACCTGTCTTTAGCTGAAGTGACTGAAGCTGCTGCTAATTCTAATCAGAATGCCTCTGGTGGTTTTTTACTGACTCCAGACAGCGAAACGATTGTCAAACAGCAAGGAAGAGTCACCTCGATCGCTGATATCGAAAATTCAGTGATTGCCGAACGGAATGGTACGCCCGTGCGTCTGGGAGATGTGGCAGATGTCAAAATTGGTGCTGCTGTCAAACGGGGCGATGGTGCTTTGGGCGGAAAACCAGCCGTAGTTTTGATGATTAAAAAACAGCCTTTGGGCGATACGGTCAAAGTTACAGAGGATGTGGAAGCGGCGATGGAAGAAATTGCAGCAACACTGCCCAAGGATGTCAAACTGACGCGCACCTTTAGACAAGCAGATTTTATCGAATCGTCTGTCAAAAATGTGGAAGAGGCGTTAAGAGACGGTGTAATTATTGTCTCAGTAATTTTGATTCTCTTTTTGATGAATTGGCGCACGGTAATTATTACTCTCAGTGCCATGCCTCTATCTTTAATCGTCGGTTTGATGCTACTCGCTTTTGAAGGTGATGGCATCAACACTATGACCTTGGGGGGGTTGGTTGTGGCGATCGGTTCGGTAGTAGATGACGCGATCGTCGATATGGAAAACGTCTATCGTCGTCTTCGGGAAAATCAACAAGCAGGAACCCCCGTTCCCCCACTACAAATAGTGTTTAACGGTTCGGTAGAAGTTAGAGTCAGCGTTTTATTCTCAACCGTGATTATTGCGGTTGTATTCGCTCCTGTATTTGCCCTCTCAGGGGTAGAAGGACGCATCTTTACACCGATGGCAATTACTTACCTGCTGGCGATCGCTGCTTCAACTCTAGTCGCTGTTACCCTAACTCCTGCTTTGTGCGCTCTGTTGTTGGCAAATAGTAATCTCCCCCCCGATGAAACTTGGATTGCTCGTTTTTTTGAACGAATTTATCGCCCCATTTTAGGATTAGCCATCAAAAATCCGAAAATCACCCTTATGAGCGCGGTTGCTGCTCTAATTGCTTCGATCATCATCGTCACAGGATTGGGCAAAGTCTTTTTACCAGAGTTTCAAGAGCAATCCCAGGTGGTTGCTATGAGTCTCTATCCTGGTGTTTCTTTAGATACGACTAGAAGGGCTGCTGTTGCTCTTAGTGAAGAACTCAAAGATAATCCAGATTTTGAGACGATTCAGTTGCGTGCAGGTCGAGCATCAGGGGATATTGAAGTTAATGGGGTTAATTTTGCCGAACTGGATATTCAAGTAAAGGAAGAAGCAACGAAAAAGCTCGATGAGACTTTAGAAACTCTGCGGGCTGCCTTTGAAAAAATTCCTGGTGTAGTTCCCAGTGTCGGCGGTTTTATTACTCACCGTATCGATGAAACTCTTTCTGGAGTTCGTTCCGCCATTGCTGTTAAAATCTATGGCCCCGAATTAGAGCAACTCCGTTCTTTAGGTACACAAATACAATCAGTCATGAGTGGCGTAACAGGAGTTACCGACCTGCAATTAGAGCCACAAGTTCCCATCAAGCAGCTTCAAATTGAAGTCGATCGCGAGGCAGCTTCTCGTTATGGTTTGAGTGTCGGCGCGATCGGCGAAACCATCGAAACTGCTTTAAACGGACGCGAAGTTTCCCAAGTTCTAGAGAAACAACAACTGTTCCCTCTGGTCGTATGGTTGCAGCCAGAAGCTCGTCGCGACATAGAAAATATTAAAAATTTATTCATCAATACAGCCAACTTCGGACAAGTTCCCCTCTC
This genomic window contains:
- a CDS encoding two-component sensor histidine kinase — protein: MRPSKLFGKSHASLALWYAGVMGLILSLLGVVGYKAIARAYRVDIDKDLQSIAGTLHQSLELQLKQPEQIEPLVEQLLPNLCLAGNSCSPVKLSSPSHHNLSAINQGSYYVRLFSPSGRLLAVAGAYPQGLFPVFDKKTWQTISDLQGKDYRLHTLLLHTRKHRDWGYLQVGQSLEDYEDFLTRAKKVLAVGLPISLLLIGGASWWLASLAMRPIYQSYKQMEQFCADVAHELRTPLTTVQTTVESALLLPKLESKKALSVLRTVENQNRRLIQLVVDLLLLASTNKRSIPLHREPCCLNDLIQDLVEELLSLAIAARVTLNCELRVNNPLYVLGDCDQLYRLVANLIVNAIQHTPANGKVTVILKRNHDYALIQVWDTGVGIAPQHQKHIFDRFYRVESDRSRNTGGSGLGLAIAQAIARSHHASLTVKSELGKGSIFIVQLPLVKSKKTA
- a CDS encoding cation efflux system protein; its protein translation is MLNYILKWSIAQRWIVVIASVIISIWGIFVITQMPLDVIPNFAPPQVQIQTEAPGLAPDEVESLITLPMENSLNGTPGIELIRSSSAVGLSVVTIVFEEGTDIYQARQQVTERLQQVQSNLPEGVETPELTPTTSPIGDILKYALTSETTPMMEVTRLANWQIKNRILGIPGISQVVVFGGEERQYQVLADPARLQQFNLSLAEVTEAAANSNQNASGGFLLTPDSETIVKQQGRVTSIADIENSVIAERNGTPVRLGDVADVKIGAAVKRGDGALGGKPAVVLMIKKQPLGDTVKVTEDVEAAMEEIAATLPKDVKLTRTFRQADFIESSVKNVEEALRDGVIIVSVILILFLMNWRTVIITLSAMPLSLIVGLMLLAFEGDGINTMTLGGLVVAIGSVVDDAIVDMENVYRRLRENQQAGTPVPPLQIVFNGSVEVRVSVLFSTVIIAVVFAPVFALSGVEGRIFTPMAITYLLAIAASTLVAVTLTPALCALLLANSNLPPDETWIARFFERIYRPILGLAIKNPKITLMSAVAALIASIIIVTGLGKVFLPEFQEQSQVVAMSLYPGVSLDTTRRAAVALSEELKDNPDFETIQLRAGRASGDIEVNGVNFAELDIQVKEEATKKLDETLETLRAAFEKIPGVVPSVGGFITHRIDETLSGVRSAIAVKIYGPELEQLRSLGTQIQSVMSGVTGVTDLQLEPQVPIKQLQIEVDREAASRYGLSVGAIGETIETALNGREVSQVLEKQQLFPLVVWLQPEARRDIENIKNLFINTANFGQVPLSQVAKIDYGTGPNTINREDVSRRLIVSANTSGRDLGSVIGDIRDRVQQEVQIPTGYFIEYGGQFEAQERATQSLLVFSAIAFVAIAVMMYFAVKSIPSTIAIMINLPLALVGGVISIALTGGVLSIASLVGFITLFGVAARNGLLLVENYNAKIAAGIPLKKTIVEGSLERLNAILMTALTSALGMAPLAIGSGPGKEMLQPLAVVVLGGLFTSTALTLLVLPALYSQFGRFFIPKKIDTNFSVPEAEKLSI
- a CDS encoding cation efflux system protein, with the protein product MSHSHSHDHGSGNYNRAFIISVALNTSFVIIEAVYGILANSLALLADAGHNLSDVLGLLLAWGASILSRRLPTQRRTYGLRRSSILAALLNASFLLVVSGGIGWEAIQRFREPAPVAGVTIITVAAIGIVINTASALMFLSGRKNDLNIRGAFWHLIADAAVSVGAVLAGIAIITTDWLWFDPAVSLIVTVVIVAGTWQLFRESLNLITDAVPAGIEPLAVRTYLSELPGVSGVHDLHIWAMSTTETALTVHLVMPSGYPGDAFLARLVGELHDNFSIEHPTIQMETGDQSYSCPFIAEDTV